One genomic segment of Thermococcus sp. M39 includes these proteins:
- a CDS encoding hydrogenase: MIPRLVTGAGYWSPLLWLAFLILFTLIGYLIYSRGNPRYRKDTEQVKPYLSGNVEPSKEKIQVKAGDIYWGLVEALKDYYNVLQAIHTGDLRDYILWYLGVGTIILFLLVGGA, encoded by the coding sequence ATGATACCAAGGCTAGTAACAGGTGCGGGATATTGGAGTCCGTTGCTATGGTTAGCATTCCTTATACTCTTCACACTAATAGGTTACCTCATTTATTCCAGAGGAAACCCAAGATATAGGAAAGATACAGAGCAAGTAAAGCCATACTTAAGTGGTAACGTTGAGCCGTCAAAGGAGAAAATCCAAGTTAAAGCTGGCGATATTTACTGGGGCCTCGTTGAGGCCTTGAAGGACTACTACAATGTTCTCCAGGCTATTCATACAGGTGACCTTAGAGACTACATACTCTGGTACCTTGGAGTGGGAACGATAATTCTTTTCCTCCTTGTAGGAGGTGCTTGA
- a CDS encoding SagB/ThcOx family dehydrogenase: MDYRKISYLVIAMVFISLFLVLFKPYLYSFRGESTEYKGEEIMLPEPKLKGDMSVEEAIAKRRSIRYYKDKPLTLEEVSQLLWAAQGITEEKRKFRAAPSAGATYPFEIYVVVGNVEGLEPGIYHYNPFKHSLTLIKEGDYRKQLQAAALNQQWVGKAAIDIVLVAFYERTTKYYGERGYRYVYMEAGHIGQNIYLQATALGLGTVAVGAFSDEEVAKILETEGDPVYIFPVGVP, translated from the coding sequence ATGGATTATCGAAAAATTAGCTATCTCGTTATTGCAATGGTATTCATTTCTCTCTTCCTAGTTCTCTTCAAACCCTATTTGTACTCTTTTAGAGGAGAAAGCACAGAATATAAGGGGGAGGAGATTATGCTGCCCGAACCTAAGCTTAAAGGTGATATGAGCGTTGAGGAGGCAATAGCAAAGAGGAGGAGCATACGCTATTACAAGGATAAACCATTAACACTTGAGGAGGTTTCCCAATTATTGTGGGCTGCTCAAGGAATAACCGAAGAAAAGAGGAAATTTAGGGCTGCCCCAAGTGCTGGAGCGACTTACCCTTTCGAGATTTATGTGGTTGTGGGAAATGTTGAAGGATTGGAGCCAGGAATTTATCACTATAACCCATTTAAGCACAGCCTAACGTTGATTAAAGAGGGGGATTACAGAAAACAGCTGCAAGCAGCTGCACTAAACCAGCAGTGGGTTGGAAAAGCTGCCATTGATATAGTACTCGTAGCATTTTATGAAAGAACAACAAAATATTACGGTGAAAGGGGTTATAGATACGTTTACATGGAGGCTGGACATATAGGGCAGAACATATACCTCCAAGCAACAGCATTAGGACTTGGAACAGTTGCAGTTGGAGCTTTCTCTGATGAAGAGGTTGCTAAGATACTTGAAACCGAGGGAGATCCTGTGTATATCTTCCCAGTGGGTGTTCCATAA
- a CDS encoding S16 family serine protease — protein sequence MRKLFPILALILLLSPLALAQCPVEGHTVILKAPAVSKTANGDLIGVATEFVITVAPGSGHVYVETWPLAEVDMQASARLAAQVAGRVLGVDMSKYDVFIQVKADSPIIGGPSAGGTMTVGIIAALKGWKLRDDVMMTGMINPDGTIGPVGGILEKASAAHSVGAKLFLIPEGQRIQVVQKTEQKQIGPLVQITTKEEKVDVVEYAKERWGLEVREIKDIYEAVYYFTGHKIEKPQAPANVKIDTSFLKEDAEKDYENTTKYYKQVEKKLKESDVSYTTYSYLKAALDDASKTLKDAKEALDSGMYYTALSKDFQARIIIRHVDWYLDVQDEKDIEKLLNMVNEDIKDTENYVSNLTIRGTTMLQAVAASEERIEQAKSLLKDAWSDYYKGDYWNAVSNAAFAYERVQTAKFWAKLGERYAKGDVISRDVIKDTAREYLDNARLVVTYITSMFGETLMQGLVDKLNQGEQYYEDGKYSAALFSAMEARIRAEVILDTLGIDNETVLMDKLQQMKEDAKTAIAIAQSQGVYPILGMAYYEFAQSYEKQGGIENIQTAMIFYQYAKETAMMFLPKTTPKITEETTTPQIAHPTPSSTATQTDTQTQTTDTVTTSTIPVKSVPTSLLGGIGALGVILGLIIGIVVGRRV from the coding sequence ATGAGAAAGCTATTCCCAATTTTGGCGTTAATACTCTTGCTTTCGCCTCTAGCTCTTGCTCAGTGTCCTGTAGAGGGACATACAGTGATCTTAAAGGCACCAGCAGTTTCAAAAACTGCCAACGGGGATTTGATAGGAGTAGCAACTGAGTTCGTAATTACAGTTGCCCCAGGAAGCGGTCATGTGTACGTTGAGACATGGCCATTAGCAGAGGTTGACATGCAGGCAAGCGCAAGATTAGCTGCTCAAGTTGCTGGCAGAGTTCTCGGAGTGGATATGAGCAAATATGATGTTTTTATCCAAGTTAAAGCAGATTCTCCAATTATTGGTGGTCCTTCTGCTGGAGGAACAATGACTGTTGGAATAATTGCTGCATTAAAAGGCTGGAAACTCAGGGACGATGTTATGATGACTGGAATGATAAACCCAGACGGAACAATTGGGCCTGTTGGTGGGATTTTGGAGAAAGCTTCAGCCGCTCACAGCGTCGGAGCTAAGCTTTTCTTAATTCCAGAAGGGCAAAGAATACAAGTTGTCCAAAAAACTGAACAAAAACAGATTGGACCTCTCGTTCAAATCACGACAAAAGAGGAAAAGGTAGATGTCGTTGAATATGCAAAAGAGAGATGGGGATTAGAAGTAAGGGAGATTAAGGACATCTATGAAGCAGTCTATTATTTCACGGGACATAAAATAGAGAAGCCCCAAGCCCCAGCAAACGTTAAGATTGACACGTCCTTCCTCAAAGAAGATGCAGAAAAGGATTACGAGAATACCACAAAATACTACAAACAAGTGGAGAAAAAGCTCAAAGAAAGTGATGTGAGCTACACAACTTATTCCTACCTCAAAGCAGCACTCGATGATGCAAGCAAAACCCTAAAAGATGCCAAAGAGGCTTTGGATTCAGGGATGTACTACACAGCTTTAAGCAAAGACTTTCAAGCGAGGATTATCATCAGACATGTTGATTGGTATTTAGATGTGCAGGATGAGAAGGATATTGAAAAGTTGCTCAACATGGTTAATGAGGATATAAAGGACACTGAAAATTACGTTTCTAACTTAACGATTAGAGGAACAACAATGCTCCAGGCAGTTGCCGCGAGTGAAGAGAGAATAGAGCAGGCAAAATCTCTTCTTAAGGATGCATGGAGCGATTACTACAAAGGGGATTATTGGAATGCAGTGAGTAATGCAGCATTTGCGTATGAAAGAGTTCAGACAGCAAAGTTCTGGGCAAAATTAGGCGAGAGATATGCAAAAGGCGATGTAATCAGCAGAGATGTTATCAAGGACACAGCGAGAGAATACTTAGACAACGCCCGCCTAGTAGTCACATACATAACCTCAATGTTTGGAGAAACCTTAATGCAAGGACTCGTTGATAAACTCAACCAAGGAGAGCAGTACTATGAAGATGGAAAGTACTCAGCTGCTTTATTCTCAGCAATGGAGGCAAGAATTAGAGCAGAGGTCATACTTGATACACTAGGAATAGACAATGAAACAGTACTAATGGACAAGCTTCAGCAGATGAAGGAAGATGCAAAAACTGCGATAGCAATAGCACAGAGCCAAGGAGTCTATCCAATTCTAGGAATGGCATATTATGAATTTGCCCAAAGCTATGAGAAGCAAGGAGGAATTGAGAACATCCAAACGGCCATGATCTTCTACCAATATGCAAAAGAAACTGCAATGATGTTCCTTCCAAAGACAACGCCAAAAATAACTGAGGAAACAACAACACCGCAGATAGCTCACCCAACACCAAGCTCAACCGCTACGCAAACTGATACACAAACTCAAACAACCGACACAGTCACAACGTCCACAATCCCTGTAAAAAGCGTTCCAACATCACTGCTGGGAGGAATTGGGGCATTAGGTGTTATTTTAGGTCTGATAATTGGAATTGTTGTTGGAAGGAGAGTTTGA
- a CDS encoding ferritin family protein → MGEITLENLDIEEFIEKLEKLSDREILSYWIEGELKEAELYKDLAIRARELGLNERVVETFIVLSKESKGHATRLWEIYKRLFKTEKLENVDLPLVEVAPLIDKFKDAKSILEVLNLAMESELLAKRIYEILAKRAREDNMKKIYEYLAAMENEHYYKLKVEYEYCKKKYGKCE, encoded by the coding sequence ATGGGAGAAATTACCCTTGAAAATTTAGACATTGAAGAGTTCATTGAAAAGCTTGAGAAACTAAGTGATAGAGAAATCCTAAGTTACTGGATTGAAGGCGAGCTTAAAGAGGCAGAGCTTTACAAAGACCTTGCTATAAGAGCAAGGGAACTGGGACTCAATGAAAGAGTCGTGGAGACGTTTATTGTCCTTTCAAAGGAATCAAAAGGACATGCAACTCGTTTATGGGAGATATACAAGCGATTGTTCAAAACAGAAAAACTTGAAAATGTAGACTTGCCCCTAGTTGAAGTTGCGCCTCTCATAGATAAATTCAAAGATGCAAAAAGCATTCTAGAGGTGTTAAATCTAGCTATGGAGTCAGAACTTCTTGCAAAGAGAATTTATGAAATTCTCGCCAAGAGAGCAAGGGAAGACAATATGAAGAAAATTTACGAATACCTGGCAGCCATGGAGAACGAACACTACTATAAGCTTAAAGTTGAGTATGAATATTGCAAGAAAAAGTATGGAAAATGTGAATAA
- a CDS encoding sodium:proton antiporter: MNGEVFMNFPFIIVALLLAIGFYTIGFKRNLIKVVIGIEILEGAVNLFLVALGYVRGGYAPIYTLAPQEAANPQNMVLPTPQALTLTSIVIGVAVSALMLAFAVNIYKHYGTLDVTKIRRLRG, from the coding sequence ATGAATGGTGAAGTTTTTATGAACTTTCCTTTCATAATAGTCGCGCTTCTCTTAGCAATAGGATTTTACACCATAGGGTTCAAGAGGAATTTAATCAAGGTGGTCATTGGTATTGAGATCCTCGAAGGAGCTGTAAACTTATTCTTGGTTGCATTAGGCTATGTGAGGGGTGGCTATGCTCCAATCTATACTCTAGCACCTCAAGAGGCTGCAAATCCACAGAATATGGTTCTGCCAACTCCACAGGCATTGACACTTACGAGCATCGTCATCGGTGTTGCTGTCTCAGCTTTAATGCTAGCCTTCGCTGTGAACATCTACAAGCACTACGGAACCCTTGATGTTACAAAAATCAGGAGGTTGAGAGGATGA
- a CDS encoding 4Fe-4S dicluster domain-containing protein produces MPTKAMFLFLKQLVEKPFTNPFPVKHAPKNVTALIEKVQKGEAKINPPVPIPEGFRGKLKYNPERCIGCRLCITVCPADAMEWIPELKKIRHYVSRCMFCALCVDVCPGKKLPGEDKPVKALSMSDEFLLADYNKYSDNLIEEPPEAKEMGV; encoded by the coding sequence ATGCCAACGAAAGCAATGTTTCTCTTCTTGAAACAACTTGTTGAAAAGCCCTTTACTAATCCATTCCCAGTAAAGCACGCTCCTAAAAATGTTACTGCATTGATTGAAAAAGTTCAGAAAGGAGAGGCTAAGATAAATCCTCCAGTTCCAATTCCAGAGGGCTTTAGAGGAAAGCTGAAGTACAATCCAGAGAGATGTATTGGATGTAGGCTTTGCATAACAGTCTGTCCAGCAGATGCTATGGAGTGGATTCCAGAGCTTAAGAAAATTAGGCACTATGTTTCGAGATGCATGTTCTGTGCGTTGTGTGTTGATGTCTGTCCGGGTAAAAAACTTCCGGGAGAAGATAAACCTGTCAAGGCTTTAAGCATGAGTGACGAGTTCCTTTTAGCTGACTACAATAAATACAGTGATAATTTGATTGAAGAACCTCCTGAGGCTAAAGAGATGGGGGTTTAG
- a CDS encoding respiratory chain complex I subunit 1 family protein: MTPETIFYAVAFPVLGIFLGLTYKGIDRRISARMTSRIGPPIRQPFWDVGKLLLKETVVPENAVKWIFNAMPILAFASSMTLLLYIPFGVLRAPLEGYGDLIVILYLLTLQSLAMAVGGFASGSPFSSVGAQREMVLMMSYEMPLATVIVGFALLYKSFSLTTIASTPVWTIVSPLAGIGVLLLFVALLAVTPAELAKLPFDIAEAETEIAEGMLAEYSGRNLALFYLSDAVRSFAMAAIEVVLFIPFTFSYVFGVSLSGATLYIVEGLWFLFKVLIIYIAAVTVVRTSFGRFRIEQASRIFWVHVNLIALLGLALVWVGV; the protein is encoded by the coding sequence ATGACTCCCGAAACGATATTCTATGCAGTTGCGTTCCCAGTACTCGGAATTTTCCTAGGGTTAACTTACAAAGGTATTGACAGAAGAATATCAGCAAGAATGACATCAAGGATTGGTCCACCAATAAGGCAGCCTTTCTGGGATGTTGGTAAACTATTGCTCAAAGAGACTGTTGTGCCGGAAAATGCCGTGAAGTGGATCTTCAATGCAATGCCCATCTTAGCATTTGCATCTTCAATGACTCTGCTGCTTTACATTCCATTTGGTGTCTTAAGAGCTCCTCTCGAGGGATACGGTGATTTGATCGTAATCCTCTACCTACTCACGCTTCAGTCCTTAGCTATGGCGGTTGGAGGGTTTGCCTCGGGAAGTCCATTCTCATCTGTTGGTGCCCAGAGAGAAATGGTTCTCATGATGAGCTATGAAATGCCCTTAGCCACTGTAATTGTTGGCTTTGCGCTGCTTTACAAGAGCTTTTCGTTGACAACAATTGCATCAACTCCTGTCTGGACAATTGTTTCCCCCCTCGCTGGCATAGGAGTTCTTCTATTGTTTGTTGCATTGCTAGCTGTTACCCCGGCAGAATTAGCTAAGTTGCCCTTTGATATAGCCGAGGCAGAGACAGAGATAGCGGAAGGTATGCTCGCTGAATACAGTGGAAGGAACTTGGCACTCTTTTACCTCTCGGATGCCGTCAGAAGTTTCGCCATGGCTGCAATTGAAGTGGTTCTTTTCATACCATTCACATTCAGCTATGTATTCGGAGTTAGCTTGAGCGGGGCTACACTTTATATCGTTGAGGGCTTGTGGTTCCTCTTTAAGGTGCTGATAATTTACATAGCGGCGGTAACAGTTGTGAGAACATCATTCGGAAGATTCAGAATCGAGCAAGCATCAAGGATTTTCTGGGTGCATGTGAACTTAATTGCCCTGCTTGGCTTGGCACTCGTGTGGGTGGGGGTGTGA
- a CDS encoding NADH-quinone oxidoreductase subunit C → MNVEQILEKLKESLGDALLSYEIKEYTMGVKRKRTLYEIWAEIDKSAFRKAVETIFDIDYPHLHFITGEDTGGDAIKMIYSFGVYHGRPWGEISITLKFDLPKSELVLPTITDLMIGAETNEREIREMLGVEFEGLKNKRHLFLPDDWPEGKYPWRRDEYGVDDMVKHMHKSVKELRKKGERNA, encoded by the coding sequence ATGAATGTGGAACAAATCCTTGAGAAGCTCAAGGAATCTCTTGGAGATGCACTGCTGAGCTATGAAATAAAGGAGTATACAATGGGAGTCAAGAGGAAGAGAACTCTTTATGAAATCTGGGCTGAAATTGACAAATCTGCATTCAGAAAAGCTGTTGAAACAATTTTTGACATTGATTATCCACATTTACACTTCATAACTGGTGAAGATACTGGGGGAGATGCTATAAAGATGATTTACTCCTTTGGAGTTTATCATGGACGCCCTTGGGGAGAAATAAGCATAACGCTGAAGTTTGACCTTCCAAAGAGTGAATTAGTCCTTCCAACAATTACAGACCTCATGATTGGAGCAGAAACAAATGAGAGAGAAATAAGAGAAATGCTTGGCGTCGAATTTGAAGGTCTAAAGAACAAGAGACATCTCTTCTTGCCTGACGACTGGCCCGAAGGAAAGTATCCGTGGAGAAGGGATGAGTATGGTGTTGATGACATGGTTAAACATATGCACAAGAGCGTTAAGGAATTAAGAAAAAAAGGTGAGAGGAATGCCTAA
- a CDS encoding NADH-quinone oxidoreductase subunit B family protein, which translates to MGKLTNFKRSLWVFHASGGSCNGCDIEIIAALTPRYDAERFGIKLVGSPRHADVLLVTGAIPRDFADKLKRIYEQMPDPKAVIVVGNCGTSGGVFYDSYNLVGPIDEIIPVDVYVPGCPPRPEAIIDAVVKAWLKLEKLEKELEGKKE; encoded by the coding sequence ATGGGGAAGCTTACGAATTTTAAACGCTCTCTTTGGGTTTTTCATGCTTCGGGGGGTTCATGTAACGGCTGTGACATTGAAATCATTGCTGCACTCACGCCAAGATATGACGCTGAAAGATTTGGAATTAAATTAGTGGGTTCGCCAAGACATGCAGATGTTCTTTTGGTCACTGGGGCGATTCCAAGAGACTTTGCTGACAAGCTGAAGAGAATATATGAGCAGATGCCAGACCCAAAAGCAGTCATTGTAGTTGGGAACTGTGGAACAAGTGGTGGAGTCTTTTACGACTCCTACAATCTAGTTGGACCAATAGATGAGATAATTCCAGTTGATGTCTACGTTCCTGGTTGCCCACCAAGACCAGAGGCTATCATTGACGCCGTCGTTAAGGCATGGCTCAAGCTGGAGAAGTTGGAAAAGGAGTTGGAGGGGAAGAAAGAATGA
- a CDS encoding phosphoadenosine phosphosulfate reductase family protein, which yields MFHVIVRARKDAKALQYINERNYGGFLKVSSLGGGRKFNEVEDTLEELKEDPYIPILLFGEKEKELAGDINEYFLELGKPFYSRILRTKKVRNMRVDELYAHLEEIKARFRLGIEWDGTYKLNPENPLGIEINPDYDIYLAFGDAFRENMKELLGIDIGSVSLVLRKLMNQEVYYSGSTKIAEVSKRIGEETEVLWRISHTEEISLEDIIRANENYIKAFEDASKSFLEQFKDYDIIVPWSGGKDSTATLILASKVFKNVTAVYVKMEYEMPQTDEYVEELAKKLGIDVVETFVSMPIDKYGIPTHYNRWCTKMKVEALYKAIGEFENPILVVGDRDGESARRRLKPPVIERENEILGTFLEIMPIKFWSGMMVQLYILMNGFDLHPLYYEGFYRLGCTICPSLADWEIKLLDKRNELPEFFKRFIFGQKEEE from the coding sequence ATGTTCCATGTAATCGTGAGAGCAAGAAAAGATGCCAAAGCACTGCAGTACATAAATGAGCGCAACTATGGTGGTTTTTTGAAAGTTTCGAGTCTTGGTGGAGGTAGAAAGTTTAATGAAGTTGAAGATACTCTTGAGGAGCTGAAGGAAGATCCATACATTCCGATTTTACTGTTCGGAGAAAAAGAAAAAGAGCTAGCTGGGGATATTAATGAGTATTTCCTGGAGTTAGGAAAACCTTTCTACTCCCGAATCCTGAGGACGAAGAAGGTTAGAAACATGCGTGTTGACGAGCTTTATGCTCACTTGGAGGAAATTAAAGCTAGATTTAGGCTTGGGATTGAGTGGGATGGAACTTACAAACTTAACCCAGAAAATCCTCTCGGCATTGAAATTAATCCAGACTATGACATCTACTTAGCCTTTGGCGATGCCTTTAGAGAAAACATGAAAGAGCTTTTGGGGATAGATATTGGGAGTGTTTCACTTGTTTTGAGGAAGCTAATGAACCAGGAAGTGTATTACTCAGGAAGCACAAAGATAGCTGAAGTCAGCAAGCGCATCGGAGAAGAAACTGAAGTGCTTTGGAGAATCTCTCACACTGAAGAGATTAGCTTAGAAGACATTATTAGGGCAAATGAGAATTACATTAAGGCTTTTGAAGATGCAAGCAAGAGTTTTCTTGAGCAATTTAAGGATTATGACATAATAGTGCCTTGGAGCGGTGGAAAAGATTCAACAGCAACTTTAATTCTGGCAAGCAAAGTATTCAAAAACGTTACAGCCGTTTATGTTAAAATGGAATACGAGATGCCTCAGACTGATGAATATGTTGAAGAGCTTGCTAAAAAGCTCGGCATTGATGTCGTCGAAACCTTTGTCTCAATGCCCATTGATAAGTATGGAATCCCCACCCATTATAACCGCTGGTGCACAAAGATGAAAGTTGAAGCTCTCTATAAAGCTATAGGAGAATTTGAAAATCCAATTTTGGTTGTAGGTGATAGAGATGGTGAAAGTGCAAGGAGGAGGCTAAAGCCACCTGTGATTGAGAGGGAAAATGAAATCCTCGGCACTTTCTTGGAAATAATGCCCATTAAGTTCTGGTCAGGTATGATGGTGCAGCTCTACATCTTGATGAATGGCTTTGATTTGCATCCTCTCTATTATGAGGGATTCTACCGTTTAGGCTGCACAATCTGCCCCAGCTTGGCTGATTGGGAGATAAAACTGCTTGATAAGAGAAATGAATTGCCGGAATTTTTCAAGAGATTTATTTTTGGACAAAAGGAAGAAGAGTAA
- a CDS encoding proton-conducting transporter membrane subunit has protein sequence MIEHLPAVMIAIPLFGAFVAPLFKKKQNIAAVWAILITAVTVGLSLLLMYQVRLNGVIVYVFGADRPTLVLPSGYKVPIRIMFEIDGIGAFMAISATLMSFIGALYSYSHVKAESGLEKYYALLLLLEVGILGMVLTGDLFNLFVFLEIAGIAGSALVGFRNYRGEASEAGIKYLIVSAVASLMVLFAVGILYGEYGNLNLAYISKHISFNTLDMIAFGLLFTSFAMKCGSVPMHYWVPDAYTEVPAGINPILLVSTYASLYALFRVSFTLFANISISLARVGWIMSVLGVLTMFIGVTMALVQKDVKRLMSYHAISQTGYMLLGVGVGLTVLHDPKALAEFGKTAMAGGIFHIINHIIYKSLLLMAAGALFYVTGTRNLNEMGGLARKMPITTLCFIVGAAAISGLPPFNGFASKFLIYESSYRLNPLLAVFAMVTSILTLASFVKVFASAFLGPPLEKFEEAKEVPKPMIVAMVILALLCILFGLFPDVVLDKLVYPAVDALIKVAQYQTWGGLA, from the coding sequence ATGATTGAGCACTTACCAGCAGTAATGATAGCAATTCCGCTCTTTGGGGCATTCGTCGCACCTTTATTCAAGAAAAAGCAGAACATTGCAGCTGTATGGGCCATATTGATAACAGCTGTCACTGTTGGTCTTTCCCTCCTATTAATGTATCAGGTTAGGCTTAATGGAGTAATAGTGTATGTCTTTGGCGCTGATAGGCCAACTCTCGTGCTTCCATCAGGCTATAAAGTGCCGATAAGAATTATGTTTGAAATTGATGGTATTGGAGCTTTCATGGCAATCTCAGCGACGTTAATGAGCTTTATTGGTGCCCTCTACTCTTACAGCCATGTTAAAGCGGAAAGCGGCTTAGAGAAATATTATGCCTTACTGCTCCTATTAGAGGTTGGTATTTTGGGCATGGTTCTCACTGGAGATTTGTTTAATCTCTTCGTGTTCCTTGAAATAGCTGGTATAGCGGGTTCAGCTTTGGTTGGCTTTAGGAACTATCGTGGTGAAGCAAGCGAGGCTGGAATCAAGTATCTCATCGTTAGTGCCGTTGCTTCGCTAATGGTTCTCTTTGCCGTTGGAATTCTCTATGGGGAATACGGCAACTTGAACTTGGCATACATAAGCAAACACATTTCCTTCAACACCCTTGACATGATAGCATTTGGCTTGCTCTTCACGTCATTTGCAATGAAGTGCGGTTCAGTGCCAATGCACTACTGGGTTCCCGATGCTTATACAGAGGTTCCAGCTGGCATAAATCCCATCTTATTGGTGTCAACTTATGCAAGTCTATATGCTCTCTTTAGAGTCAGCTTCACACTCTTTGCAAACATATCAATCAGCTTAGCTAGAGTCGGCTGGATAATGTCAGTGCTTGGGGTTTTGACTATGTTCATTGGAGTTACAATGGCTTTGGTTCAGAAAGACGTGAAGAGGCTTATGAGCTATCACGCTATCTCACAGACAGGTTACATGCTCCTTGGTGTCGGTGTTGGCTTAACGGTTCTCCATGATCCTAAGGCATTAGCAGAGTTTGGTAAAACAGCAATGGCTGGAGGAATTTTCCACATAATAAATCACATCATCTACAAGAGCTTGCTCTTAATGGCTGCTGGTGCTCTATTCTACGTAACAGGAACAAGAAACCTCAACGAAATGGGAGGATTAGCGAGAAAAATGCCTATCACGACTTTGTGCTTCATCGTTGGTGCTGCTGCCATATCTGGTCTGCCGCCATTCAACGGATTTGCGAGCAAGTTTCTAATTTATGAAAGTTCTTACAGATTAAACCCACTCTTGGCAGTATTTGCAATGGTTACGAGCATATTAACGCTCGCATCCTTCGTTAAAGTATTTGCCTCGGCATTCTTAGGACCACCATTGGAGAAGTTCGAAGAGGCGAAAGAAGTTCCAAAGCCAATGATTGTGGCAATGGTGATTCTAGCGTTGCTCTGTATACTCTTCGGTCTGTTCCCAGATGTAGTGCTTGACAAGTTAGTGTATCCAGCCGTTGATGCGCTAATTAAGGTGGCTCAATATCAGACATGGGGTGGTTTGGCATGA
- a CDS encoding nickel-dependent hydrogenase large subunit, with protein sequence MPKTAYYIPIGPIHPALKEPIRVEAEVEGEKIVKVDVKRGFAHRGIEYMGMKRNAIQTLYLSERICGICSISHPYAFVITAEKALGIEAPPRAQYIRPIIAELERIHSHLLWLGVIAHEMGFDSLLFWIWKGREKVLDLLELLTGNRINYSVFMIGGVRRDLKESHIKALKDMITYYWEFTEKMKEIILSDPVYKARTRGVAQLSKELALKLNVVGPTARAAGLRMDIRQDMPYDAYADIDVRAVVPQDIVGEARGDAYDITMVRIYEIEQSLDIIEYCVDNLPEGKILAIPNYVALLAKIRRTKGEAIGAHEAPRGEVVHYLKFDGRDGPSVWKVIAPSYNNINSWAPLLLGAEVADIPIVVAYIDPCMCCNDRVALLKTPEGKVLGYEYIHRKAVEKTKRIEREVRK encoded by the coding sequence ATGCCTAAAACTGCCTACTACATTCCTATAGGCCCAATTCACCCGGCTTTAAAAGAGCCGATTAGAGTTGAAGCTGAAGTGGAAGGCGAGAAAATTGTTAAAGTTGATGTCAAGAGGGGATTTGCCCACAGAGGAATTGAGTATATGGGAATGAAGAGAAATGCCATACAGACTCTTTATCTCTCAGAAAGAATCTGCGGAATCTGTTCAATATCCCATCCGTATGCATTCGTGATTACAGCGGAAAAAGCGTTAGGGATTGAAGCTCCTCCAAGAGCTCAATACATAAGGCCAATCATAGCGGAGCTTGAGAGGATTCACAGTCACTTGCTTTGGTTGGGGGTAATAGCTCACGAGATGGGATTTGACTCACTTTTGTTCTGGATATGGAAAGGAAGGGAAAAAGTCCTCGATTTACTGGAGCTTTTGACTGGAAACAGAATTAACTATTCAGTTTTTATGATTGGCGGTGTGAGGAGGGATCTCAAAGAGAGCCACATAAAAGCCCTAAAGGATATGATAACTTACTACTGGGAGTTTACTGAAAAGATGAAGGAGATAATACTCTCAGACCCAGTTTATAAGGCGAGAACGAGGGGAGTTGCTCAGCTTTCAAAAGAGCTGGCACTCAAGCTCAATGTTGTCGGACCCACTGCAAGAGCCGCTGGTTTAAGGATGGACATCAGACAAGACATGCCCTACGATGCTTATGCAGATATTGACGTTAGAGCCGTTGTTCCTCAAGATATAGTTGGAGAAGCTAGAGGAGATGCCTATGACATTACTATGGTTAGAATTTATGAGATAGAGCAGAGCTTGGACATCATTGAATACTGTGTTGACAACCTCCCAGAGGGTAAAATCCTTGCGATTCCCAACTATGTAGCTTTGCTTGCGAAGATTAGAAGGACTAAAGGTGAAGCAATAGGAGCTCATGAAGCACCGAGAGGAGAAGTGGTTCACTACCTCAAATTTGACGGCAGAGATGGGCCAAGCGTTTGGAAAGTCATTGCTCCGAGTTATAACAATATCAACAGCTGGGCTCCGCTTTTGCTTGGAGCAGAGGTTGCGGACATTCCGATAGTTGTTGCGTACATTGACCCGTGTATGTGCTGTAATGACAGAGTTGCTTTGCTGAAAACACCGGAAGGCAAGGTTCTTGGCTATGAATACATTCACAGAAAGGCCGTTGAAAAAACAAAGAGGATTGAGAGGGAGGTGAGAAAATGA